From the genome of Amycolatopsis granulosa:
CCGTGGCGTCCCGCCTCGCACTTTTCACCAACAAAGTTTGGTCTTTTCTTCCGGCTGAAGTCAAGGCTTCTCGGTGGCATTGGGCAAAGGAGGTTCGGTGATACCGTGGAACGATGACGGAGGGGCCGATCCGGGCACTGGCCGCGCTCGACGACGAGCTGCGGCGCCGCATGTACGCCTACATCCGCCAGGCCCGGCGCCCGGTCACCCGGGACGAGGCCGCCGGCTCGGTCGGCATCTCGCGCAAGCTCGCCGCGTTCCACCTGGACAAGCTGGTCACCGCCGGTTTGCTCCGCGCGCGGTACGAGTTCGTCGGTGAGCGGCGCGGCGCGGGCCGCACCCCGAAGGTCTACGAGCCGTCCGGATTGGACCTCCGCGTCAGCGTCCCGCCGCGGCGGCCCGACCTGCTGGCGGACATCCTGCTCGACGCGGTGGTCGAGGAGGATGCGGGTGAAACCGCGCACGAGGCCGCGCTGCGGATCGCCCGGGAACGGGGACACGCGGTCGGCAGCGCCGAGCGGGAGCGGGCGCGGCCGGGACGGCTGGGCGCCGAGCGGGCACTGACGCTGGCCGCGGACGTCGTGGAACAGCACGGCTTCGAGCCGAGCCGCGAGTCCCCGGCGTGCCTGCGGCTGCGCAACTGCCCGTTCCACCCGCTGGCGGTGAAACAACCGGCGGTCGTTTGCGGGCTGAACCAGTCGTTCCTGACCGGGCTGCTGGACGGGCTGGGCGCCAGCACTGTGGAGGCGGCGCTCGAGCCGCGACCCGGCGAGTGCTGCGTGGAGCTCCGCTCGGCGGAGTAGGCCCGGGGCGCAGGCCGGTCAGGCCGGTCCGGTCAGCGCGTCCAGCGCGTCGGGCAGGGAGCGCAGGTGCCGGGTGCCCTCGGGGAGCGGCACCCCGTCCCAGCCGGGGCCGGCCACGTACAGGCGGGTGCCGGTCAGCTCCGCCGCCGGAACCAGGCGCGCCAGCTCCGCCGAATGCGCCCACACCACCGTGGCCGGCGGTTTGCGTGCCGTGACGGTGGCGAGCAGGGACTGCGGCGGAACCCGGGCGCCGAGCGCGATCGTGCCGCGCCCTCGTTCGGCGAGCGCGTGCCGCAGCACCTCCAGCGGCAGTGAATGCTGCTCCTCCGGCGCGCATGCCAGCAGCACG
Proteins encoded in this window:
- a CDS encoding helix-turn-helix transcriptional regulator yields the protein MTEGPIRALAALDDELRRRMYAYIRQARRPVTRDEAAGSVGISRKLAAFHLDKLVTAGLLRARYEFVGERRGAGRTPKVYEPSGLDLRVSVPPRRPDLLADILLDAVVEEDAGETAHEAALRIARERGHAVGSAERERARPGRLGAERALTLAADVVEQHGFEPSRESPACLRLRNCPFHPLAVKQPAVVCGLNQSFLTGLLDGLGASTVEAALEPRPGECCVELRSAE